One window from the genome of Clupea harengus chromosome 19, Ch_v2.0.2, whole genome shotgun sequence encodes:
- the LOC105911183 gene encoding thyroid hormone receptor beta isoform X1: MSEQADKCSPGWKHEALQNGYIPSYLDKDELCVVCGDKATGYHYRCITCEGCKGFFRRTIQKNLNPTYACKYEAKCVIDKVTRNQCQECRFKKCIAVGMATDLVLDDSKRLAKRKLIEDNRERRRREELQKTVWDRPEPTPEEWELIRVVTEAHMATNAQGNHWKTKRKFLVEEAMLLNEITCNLFYTSDQNAVGVKDSKPEDIGQAPVLSATEGSKVDIEAFSQFTKIITPAITRVVDFAKKLPMFCELPCEDQIILLKGCCMEIMSLRAAVRYDPESETLTLNGEMAVTRGQLKNGGLGVVSDAIFDLGVSLSSFNLDDSEVALLQAVILLSSDRPGLTSVDRIERCQEGFLQAFEHYINYRKHKVAHFWPKLLMKVTDLRMIGACHASRFLHMKVECPNELFPPLFLEVFED, from the exons AGCAAGCAGACAAGTGCAGCCCGGGCTGGAAACACGAGGCCTTGCAGAATg GGTACATACCAAGTTACCTGGACAAGGACgagctgtgtgtagtgtgtggggaCAAGGCCACAGGCTACCACTACCGCTGCATCACCTGTGAAGGCTGCAAG GGGTTCTTCCGGCGGACCATCCAGAAGAACCTGAACCCCACATACGCCTGTAAGTACGAGGCCAAGTGTGTCATCGACAAGGTCACCCGCAACCAGTGCCAGGAATGCCGCTTCAAGAAGTGCATTGCCGTTGGCATGGCAACGGACT tggTTCTGGACGACAGCAAGCGTCTGGCGAAGCGGAAGCTGATTGAGGACAACCGTGAGCGTCGGCGACGCGAGGAGCTGCAGAAGACGGTGTGGGACCGGCCCGAGCCCACCCCCGAGGAGTGGGAGCTCATCCGTGTAGTCACAGAGGCGCACATGGCAACCAACGCCCAGGGCAACCACTGGAAGACGAAGAGAAAGTTCCTG GTGGAAGAAGCTATGCTACTTAATGAAATAACATGTAATTTATTCTATACTTCCGACCAGAATGCAGTGGGGGTGAAAGACTCTAAG CCCGAAGACATTGGCCAAGCGCCGGTGCTGAGTGCCACGGAGGGAAGCAAAGTGGACATAGAGGCCTTCAGCCAGTTTACAAAAATAATCACCCCCGCCATCACGCGCGTTGTGGACTTTGCCAAAAAGCTGCCTATGTTCTGTGAG ctGCCTTGTGAGGACCAGATTATCCTGCTGAAAGGCTGCTGTATGGAGATCATGTCTCTGCGGGCGGCCGTGCGCTACGACCCCGAGAGCGAGACGCTAACGCTGAACGGCGAAATGGCGGTGACCCGCGGACAGCTCAAGAACGGCGGCCTGGGCGTGGTCTCTGACGCCATCTTTGACCTGGgtgtgtccctctcctctttcaacCTGGACGACTCGGAAGTGGCTCTCCTGCAGGccgtcatcctcctctcctccg ATCGTCCAGGCCTGACGAGTGTGGACCGCATTGAGCGTTGCCAGGAGGGCTTCCTGCAGGCCTTTGAGCACTACATCAACTACCGCAAGCACAAGGTGGCGCACTTCTGGCCCAAGCTGCTGATGAAGGTGACGGACCTGCGCATGATCGGGGCCTGCCACGCCAGCCGCTTCCTGCACATGAAGGTGGAGTGTCCCAACGAGCTCTTCCCCCCGCTCTTCCTGGAGGTGTTCgaggactga
- the LOC105911183 gene encoding thyroid hormone receptor beta isoform X2 — protein MSEQADKCSPGWKHEALQNGYIPSYLDKDELCVVCGDKATGYHYRCITCEGCKGFFRRTIQKNLNPTYACKYEAKCVIDKVTRNQCQECRFKKCIAVGMATDLVLDDSKRLAKRKLIEDNRERRRREELQKTVWDRPEPTPEEWELIRVVTEAHMATNAQGNHWKTKRKFLNAVGVKDSKPEDIGQAPVLSATEGSKVDIEAFSQFTKIITPAITRVVDFAKKLPMFCELPCEDQIILLKGCCMEIMSLRAAVRYDPESETLTLNGEMAVTRGQLKNGGLGVVSDAIFDLGVSLSSFNLDDSEVALLQAVILLSSDRPGLTSVDRIERCQEGFLQAFEHYINYRKHKVAHFWPKLLMKVTDLRMIGACHASRFLHMKVECPNELFPPLFLEVFED, from the exons AGCAAGCAGACAAGTGCAGCCCGGGCTGGAAACACGAGGCCTTGCAGAATg GGTACATACCAAGTTACCTGGACAAGGACgagctgtgtgtagtgtgtggggaCAAGGCCACAGGCTACCACTACCGCTGCATCACCTGTGAAGGCTGCAAG GGGTTCTTCCGGCGGACCATCCAGAAGAACCTGAACCCCACATACGCCTGTAAGTACGAGGCCAAGTGTGTCATCGACAAGGTCACCCGCAACCAGTGCCAGGAATGCCGCTTCAAGAAGTGCATTGCCGTTGGCATGGCAACGGACT tggTTCTGGACGACAGCAAGCGTCTGGCGAAGCGGAAGCTGATTGAGGACAACCGTGAGCGTCGGCGACGCGAGGAGCTGCAGAAGACGGTGTGGGACCGGCCCGAGCCCACCCCCGAGGAGTGGGAGCTCATCCGTGTAGTCACAGAGGCGCACATGGCAACCAACGCCCAGGGCAACCACTGGAAGACGAAGAGAAAGTTCCTG AATGCAGTGGGGGTGAAAGACTCTAAG CCCGAAGACATTGGCCAAGCGCCGGTGCTGAGTGCCACGGAGGGAAGCAAAGTGGACATAGAGGCCTTCAGCCAGTTTACAAAAATAATCACCCCCGCCATCACGCGCGTTGTGGACTTTGCCAAAAAGCTGCCTATGTTCTGTGAG ctGCCTTGTGAGGACCAGATTATCCTGCTGAAAGGCTGCTGTATGGAGATCATGTCTCTGCGGGCGGCCGTGCGCTACGACCCCGAGAGCGAGACGCTAACGCTGAACGGCGAAATGGCGGTGACCCGCGGACAGCTCAAGAACGGCGGCCTGGGCGTGGTCTCTGACGCCATCTTTGACCTGGgtgtgtccctctcctctttcaacCTGGACGACTCGGAAGTGGCTCTCCTGCAGGccgtcatcctcctctcctccg ATCGTCCAGGCCTGACGAGTGTGGACCGCATTGAGCGTTGCCAGGAGGGCTTCCTGCAGGCCTTTGAGCACTACATCAACTACCGCAAGCACAAGGTGGCGCACTTCTGGCCCAAGCTGCTGATGAAGGTGACGGACCTGCGCATGATCGGGGCCTGCCACGCCAGCCGCTTCCTGCACATGAAGGTGGAGTGTCCCAACGAGCTCTTCCCCCCGCTCTTCCTGGAGGTGTTCgaggactga
- the LOC105911183 gene encoding thyroid hormone receptor beta isoform X3, whose protein sequence is MSEQADKCSPGWKHEALQNGYIPSYLDKDELCVVCGDKATGYHYRCITCEGCKGFFRRTIQKNLNPTYACKYEAKCVIDKVTRNQCQECRFKKCIAVGMATDLVLDDSKRLAKRKLIEDNRERRRREELQKTVWDRPEPTPEEWELIRVVTEAHMATNAQGNHWKTKRKFLPEDIGQAPVLSATEGSKVDIEAFSQFTKIITPAITRVVDFAKKLPMFCELPCEDQIILLKGCCMEIMSLRAAVRYDPESETLTLNGEMAVTRGQLKNGGLGVVSDAIFDLGVSLSSFNLDDSEVALLQAVILLSSDRPGLTSVDRIERCQEGFLQAFEHYINYRKHKVAHFWPKLLMKVTDLRMIGACHASRFLHMKVECPNELFPPLFLEVFED, encoded by the exons AGCAAGCAGACAAGTGCAGCCCGGGCTGGAAACACGAGGCCTTGCAGAATg GGTACATACCAAGTTACCTGGACAAGGACgagctgtgtgtagtgtgtggggaCAAGGCCACAGGCTACCACTACCGCTGCATCACCTGTGAAGGCTGCAAG GGGTTCTTCCGGCGGACCATCCAGAAGAACCTGAACCCCACATACGCCTGTAAGTACGAGGCCAAGTGTGTCATCGACAAGGTCACCCGCAACCAGTGCCAGGAATGCCGCTTCAAGAAGTGCATTGCCGTTGGCATGGCAACGGACT tggTTCTGGACGACAGCAAGCGTCTGGCGAAGCGGAAGCTGATTGAGGACAACCGTGAGCGTCGGCGACGCGAGGAGCTGCAGAAGACGGTGTGGGACCGGCCCGAGCCCACCCCCGAGGAGTGGGAGCTCATCCGTGTAGTCACAGAGGCGCACATGGCAACCAACGCCCAGGGCAACCACTGGAAGACGAAGAGAAAGTTCCTG CCCGAAGACATTGGCCAAGCGCCGGTGCTGAGTGCCACGGAGGGAAGCAAAGTGGACATAGAGGCCTTCAGCCAGTTTACAAAAATAATCACCCCCGCCATCACGCGCGTTGTGGACTTTGCCAAAAAGCTGCCTATGTTCTGTGAG ctGCCTTGTGAGGACCAGATTATCCTGCTGAAAGGCTGCTGTATGGAGATCATGTCTCTGCGGGCGGCCGTGCGCTACGACCCCGAGAGCGAGACGCTAACGCTGAACGGCGAAATGGCGGTGACCCGCGGACAGCTCAAGAACGGCGGCCTGGGCGTGGTCTCTGACGCCATCTTTGACCTGGgtgtgtccctctcctctttcaacCTGGACGACTCGGAAGTGGCTCTCCTGCAGGccgtcatcctcctctcctccg ATCGTCCAGGCCTGACGAGTGTGGACCGCATTGAGCGTTGCCAGGAGGGCTTCCTGCAGGCCTTTGAGCACTACATCAACTACCGCAAGCACAAGGTGGCGCACTTCTGGCCCAAGCTGCTGATGAAGGTGACGGACCTGCGCATGATCGGGGCCTGCCACGCCAGCCGCTTCCTGCACATGAAGGTGGAGTGTCCCAACGAGCTCTTCCCCCCGCTCTTCCTGGAGGTGTTCgaggactga